DNA from Candidatus Babeliales bacterium:
ATAACTAGGATGATTCAGAAGATAAGTTTTCATGAAAACGTTTATATTCAAGATAGGTGCTAAGAAATATCGCAGCTGCTATAGCATGAGATCGAAGCTTATCATCTTTAGTCTTTATCGATTTTATTCCAGCAGCTTGCTTGCTCGTTAATCTCTCATCCCACATCTTCCATTCAATATGTGGAAAATAAATGCGCAATTCTTCTGTCATAGCAATAATTTTTTTTGTTTGATCACTTTCAGTGCCGCGTAATGTTGTAGGAAGTCCAACAACAATTATTGAAACATTCTCTTTTTTAATAACTTTTTCTAAGTATGTGTATATATCGGTTGTTTTTATTGTGTCATACGGACGTGGTAGAATACCAAGTGGATCAGAAATAGCAATGCCAGTCCAACGATCGCCAATATCGAGAGCAAGGATTTTCATATTTTTTAGGCCTTATCAAAGTATTAAAATATGAGTATACTTAATCTGATATTATTGTAAAATTAATTGTTTATTGATAGAGAGGTATGTATGGGTCTTACAGATTACAATTCATTGATAGAAGTTACTCCACAAGCTGGAAGCTTAGTAGGTATTTCTAAAATATCTTTACCAGAATTTATAAAAACACTGAGTAGTATGGTTAATGGTTGGCCATTACTGATATATGTTATTATTATCAGCATTATTTATACCGTTGCGCTACGTGGTATTCAATTTAGATATTTATGGACAGCCTTAAAGTCTACGGTAGCGCCTTCAGATACCGGAGTTCAGCAGGAAAGCAATGTATCTCCGTTTCATGCATTTATTAGTACCATTAATTCAAATTTGGGAAATGGAATTATTGCTGGTGTCGCTACTGCAATTTATGCAGGTGGTCCCGGTGCGGCATTATGGTTTGTAATTTTTGGTTTTATTTTGATGGCAGTGCGTTTTGCTGAAGTTTATTTAAGTACGCTTTATGCATCAAAATCGACAGAAAAAACTGTTCTTGGCGGACCTATGCTCTATTTAAAAGCAGTTCCGGGTGGAAAATATCTTCCTTTTATTTATGCTTTTTCATGTGTATTTTATGGATTGATTGGTGGTAATATTGCTCAAGCAAATTCAATTGCAGTCAGCCTGTCATCTACATGGGGAGTTGCACCATTATATACAGGACTTGCTCTTTTAGGATTCGTTCTTTACATTCTTTTTGGGGGTGCTCAGCGTATTGTAAAAATTTCTGTTAGTATTGTACCCATTAAAGTGATAGTTTTCATGCTCTCTTCTATATCGGTTTTATTATTTCATTATAAATCATTATTATCTGCGCTTTATTTAATTGTAACAAGTGGACTTGGATTTAATGCCGTTGCAGGTGGCGCAGTTGGTTTTTCTCTTCAACAGATGATTGTTATGGGTATGGCACGTTCAGTTTTTTGTACTGAATCAGGGCTTGGTTCGGCAGCTATTTTGTTTGGTTCCACTGGTAATGATAATGCAGCGCAAAATGGTTTTATGGGCATGGTAAGTACTTTTATTAGTACGTGTATTGGTTTTATTGTCGCTGTATGTATTGTTGCTTCTGGCGTATGGAATAGTGGTCTAAATAGTACCGCATTAACTATTGCAGCATTTGATACAGTTTTTGGTGCGTATGGTGGCTGGATTGTTAGTTTCCTTGCTATTAGTTTTGGATTTGGTGTAATGGTTTCTTATGCATACGTTGTCCGATCTGCATGGCTATATGTGACTAATAATCGTTTTGATAATTTATTTACGATAGTATATAGTCTTTGTGCATTTGGTGGATCGTTAGCTGCAGTAGACGTAGTATGGGATTTAACTGATATTGTCATTGCTATTATGCTTTTTATTAACTTATATGGCTTATTAATGTTATTACCAAAAATAAGAACACAAGTAATTGATCAATTGCGTACGTATAGAGTATAGGCAAATGTCTATATATATACCAATTGTTATGCCATCGATATTTCCCGTGACATGTCATACTGATTTTGTTGGAGAAGGATCGTGTTTTGTTGCAATTGAAGGTTATACCG
Protein-coding regions in this window:
- the ruvX gene encoding Holliday junction resolvase RuvX; amino-acid sequence: MKILALDIGDRWTGIAISDPLGILPRPYDTIKTTDIYTYLEKVIKKENVSIIVVGLPTTLRGTESDQTKKIIAMTEELRIYFPHIEWKMWDERLTSKQAAGIKSIKTKDDKLRSHAIAAAIFLSTYLEYKRFHENLSSESS
- a CDS encoding amino acid carrier protein, producing MGLTDYNSLIEVTPQAGSLVGISKISLPEFIKTLSSMVNGWPLLIYVIIISIIYTVALRGIQFRYLWTALKSTVAPSDTGVQQESNVSPFHAFISTINSNLGNGIIAGVATAIYAGGPGAALWFVIFGFILMAVRFAEVYLSTLYASKSTEKTVLGGPMLYLKAVPGGKYLPFIYAFSCVFYGLIGGNIAQANSIAVSLSSTWGVAPLYTGLALLGFVLYILFGGAQRIVKISVSIVPIKVIVFMLSSISVLLFHYKSLLSALYLIVTSGLGFNAVAGGAVGFSLQQMIVMGMARSVFCTESGLGSAAILFGSTGNDNAAQNGFMGMVSTFISTCIGFIVAVCIVASGVWNSGLNSTALTIAAFDTVFGAYGGWIVSFLAISFGFGVMVSYAYVVRSAWLYVTNNRFDNLFTIVYSLCAFGGSLAAVDVVWDLTDIVIAIMLFINLYGLLMLLPKIRTQVIDQLRTYRV